A genomic segment from uncultured Alistipes sp. encodes:
- a CDS encoding NAD(+) synthase, whose product MDNFGFLKVAAAIPALRVGDCTYNMERTAALAEEAARRGVEIIVFPELGMTAYTCGDLLLQPTLLDAADEALARLAKATRKLPLALIVGAPLRHGSVLYNCAVVMAQGKVLGVVPKSYIPNYGEFYEDRWFASGAGISEERIDVAGQQTDFGADLTFSVNGAEFGVEICEDLWAPIPPSTQLALNGARVIFNLSASPELAGKHAYLRQLIAQQSARTLSAYVYVSAGSGESSTDLTFAGNGLIAENGTLLREAERFSTEEQLIVADVDLQRLEFERRRNTSFRQRESTSENTVIEMEIPEGLRAAVPERDIDPLPFVPKEEGDRHERCEEIFRIQSHGLAQRLRHTRCERAVIGISGGLDSTLALLVTVRTFDLLELDRAGIIGITMPGFGTTDRTYHNALELMRGLGVTVREIPIRDACLQHFRDIGLDPSDRSAAYENAQARERTQILMDVANMEGGLVVGTGDLSELALGWATYNGDQMSMYGVNASVPKTLVRHLVKWVADTENDPTTRATLLDIIDTPVSPELLPADADGKIAQKTEDLVGPYELHDFFLYNFLRLGYGPEKILLLAEVAFDGSYDRETILKWLRIFFRRFFMQQFKRSALPDGPKVGSVALSPRGDWRMPSDASAEVWLRELDTL is encoded by the coding sequence ATGGACAATTTCGGATTTCTGAAGGTCGCGGCGGCGATCCCCGCCCTGCGGGTCGGCGACTGCACCTATAATATGGAACGCACGGCGGCACTGGCCGAGGAGGCCGCACGCCGCGGCGTGGAGATCATCGTCTTCCCCGAACTGGGCATGACGGCCTACACATGCGGCGACCTGTTGTTGCAGCCCACGCTGCTCGACGCGGCCGACGAGGCCCTGGCCCGGCTCGCCAAGGCAACGCGCAAACTTCCCCTGGCACTGATCGTCGGGGCGCCGCTGCGCCACGGCTCGGTCCTCTACAACTGTGCCGTGGTCATGGCCCAGGGCAAGGTCCTCGGGGTTGTGCCGAAGAGTTACATTCCCAACTACGGCGAATTCTACGAGGATCGCTGGTTCGCCTCCGGAGCCGGAATCTCCGAGGAGCGGATCGACGTCGCAGGCCAACAGACCGACTTCGGCGCCGACCTCACCTTCTCGGTCAACGGTGCGGAGTTCGGCGTGGAGATCTGCGAGGACCTCTGGGCTCCGATCCCGCCCTCGACACAACTGGCCCTGAACGGCGCCCGGGTGATCTTCAACCTCTCGGCCTCGCCCGAACTGGCCGGGAAACACGCCTACCTGCGGCAGCTCATCGCCCAGCAATCGGCCCGCACGCTCTCGGCCTACGTCTACGTCTCGGCCGGAAGCGGCGAATCCTCCACGGACCTGACCTTTGCCGGAAACGGCCTGATCGCCGAAAACGGCACGCTGCTGCGCGAAGCCGAACGCTTCTCGACCGAAGAACAGCTCATCGTCGCCGACGTCGACCTCCAGCGCCTGGAGTTCGAACGCCGCCGCAACACCTCGTTCCGCCAGCGGGAGAGCACCTCGGAGAACACCGTCATCGAGATGGAGATCCCCGAAGGGCTGCGGGCCGCGGTGCCGGAACGCGACATCGACCCGCTGCCGTTCGTCCCGAAGGAGGAGGGCGACCGCCACGAACGCTGCGAGGAGATCTTCCGCATCCAGTCACACGGGCTGGCCCAGCGGCTGCGCCACACCCGTTGCGAACGGGCCGTGATCGGCATCTCGGGCGGGCTGGACTCGACGCTGGCCCTGCTCGTGACGGTGCGCACGTTCGACCTGCTGGAACTCGACCGCGCGGGGATCATCGGCATCACCATGCCCGGATTCGGAACCACCGACCGCACCTATCACAATGCCCTGGAACTGATGCGCGGACTGGGCGTCACGGTGCGCGAAATCCCGATCCGCGACGCCTGCCTGCAGCATTTCCGCGACATAGGGCTCGACCCGTCGGACCGTTCGGCGGCCTACGAGAACGCCCAGGCCCGCGAACGGACCCAGATCCTGATGGATGTGGCCAACATGGAGGGCGGGCTCGTGGTCGGCACGGGCGACCTCTCGGAACTGGCCCTGGGCTGGGCCACCTACAACGGCGACCAGATGTCGATGTACGGCGTCAACGCCTCGGTGCCGAAGACGCTGGTGCGCCACCTCGTGAAGTGGGTCGCCGACACCGAAAACGACCCGACGACCCGCGCCACGCTGCTCGACATCATCGATACGCCGGTCAGCCCCGAACTGCTCCCGGCCGATGCCGACGGCAAGATCGCACAGAAGACCGAAGACCTCGTGGGCCCCTACGAACTCCACGACTTCTTCCTCTACAACTTCCTCCGCCTGGGATACGGCCCGGAGAAGATCCTCCTGCTGGCCGAAGTGGCCTTCGACGGAAGCTACGACCGCGAAACCATCCTCAAATGGCTGCGGATCTTCTTCCGGCGGTTCTTCATGCAGCAGTTCAAGCGCTCGGCGCTTCCCGACGGCCCGAAGGTCGGATCGGTAGCCCTCTCGCCCCGGGGCGACTGGCGGATGCCCTCCGATGCCTCGGCCGAAGTCTGGCTCCGCGAACTCGACACGTTATGA
- a CDS encoding nucleoside triphosphate pyrophosphohydrolase family protein, translating into MTLNEYQQHALETAIYPEDSRIVYPTLGLTGEAGEVADKVKKVIRDSNKEFTDEKRLEIVKEIGDVLWYCATLSRDLGYELEEVAQMNVDKLRSRMQRHLISGSGDNR; encoded by the coding sequence ATGACACTCAACGAATACCAGCAACACGCCCTTGAAACGGCCATCTATCCCGAAGACAGCCGCATCGTCTACCCCACGCTCGGTCTGACGGGCGAAGCCGGCGAAGTGGCCGACAAGGTCAAAAAAGTGATCCGCGACTCCAACAAGGAGTTCACCGACGAGAAGAGACTCGAAATCGTCAAGGAGATCGGCGACGTGCTGTGGTACTGCGCCACGCTGTCACGCGACCTGGGCTACGAGCTCGAAGAGGTGGCGCAGATGAACGTCGACAAACTCCGCTCGCGGATGCAGCGGCACCTGATCTCCGGCAGCGGCGACAACCGATAG
- a CDS encoding CDP-alcohol phosphatidyltransferase family protein: MKIRFFTIPNLLTLSNLLCGTFAALSALVYDNLEWAFWFVVLAAVFDFFDGFAARLLHQSSPIGVQLDSLADMISFGFVPAAVVYTMTTRSMGEGDTLLRYAFAFICFAMAAFSALRLAKFNIDETQHEEFCGLPTPANALFFTSLGLISAHTGFDFGGPVLICIVPAMAWLLISPVRMFSLKFQGFGWRGNAIRYLFLALCVVTIVVLRLYSIPAIVILYILISAIRWGLRRNSND; encoded by the coding sequence ATGAAAATCAGATTCTTCACCATCCCCAATCTGCTGACGCTCTCGAACCTGCTGTGCGGGACCTTTGCGGCGCTCTCGGCACTGGTCTACGACAATCTCGAATGGGCCTTCTGGTTCGTGGTGCTGGCCGCCGTCTTCGACTTCTTCGACGGGTTTGCGGCACGCCTGCTCCATCAGAGTTCGCCCATCGGCGTGCAGCTTGATTCGTTGGCCGACATGATCTCCTTCGGGTTTGTCCCCGCGGCGGTGGTCTACACGATGACCACCCGGTCGATGGGCGAAGGGGATACCCTCCTGCGATACGCATTCGCCTTCATCTGCTTCGCCATGGCGGCCTTCTCGGCGCTGCGGCTGGCGAAATTCAACATCGACGAGACGCAGCACGAGGAGTTCTGTGGGCTTCCCACCCCGGCCAATGCACTCTTTTTCACCTCCCTGGGGCTGATCTCCGCACACACGGGCTTCGACTTCGGCGGCCCGGTGCTCATCTGCATCGTCCCGGCCATGGCCTGGCTGCTGATCTCGCCCGTGCGGATGTTCTCGCTCAAGTTCCAGGGCTTCGGCTGGCGCGGAAACGCCATCCGCTACCTCTTCCTGGCCCTCTGCGTGGTGACGATCGTCGTGCTGCGGCTCTACTCCATCCCGGCCATCGTCATCCTCTACATCCTCATTTCGGCGATCCGCTGGGGCCTGCGCCGGAATTCAAACGATTGA
- the pepT gene encoding peptidase T translates to MDLKERFLKYVSYDTQSSEESTSFPSTEKQKVLLEALRDEMQMLGMTEVTMDQYGYVMGTVPASKGYEQAPVIGFIAHVDTSPDMSGKDVKPRVVEDYDGGDLVLNGHLTMRVEEFPELAFFKGHTLIHTDGTTLLGADDKAGVAEIMTAAEYLMAHPEVKHGKIRIGFTPDEEVGRGVDYFDVKAFGADFAYTVDGGMEGELEYENFNAASAKIEIQGRNVHPGYAKAKMINAIDVACELQTLLPAAERPQFTEGYEGFYHCVGVNGSVERASLSYIIRDHDADRFEKKKVFLWACVDLLKQKYGGDVLTLTVKDQYFNMRKMVEPHPQVIDKALQAMEMAGVKPLVRPIRGGTDGARLSFMGLPCPNLFTGGMNFHGKFEYCSLTTMRKAQQVILNLAQLWAE, encoded by the coding sequence ATGGATCTCAAAGAACGTTTTCTGAAATATGTCTCCTACGACACCCAGTCGTCGGAGGAGAGCACCTCGTTCCCCTCGACCGAGAAGCAGAAGGTGCTGCTCGAAGCCCTGCGCGACGAGATGCAGATGCTCGGCATGACCGAGGTCACGATGGACCAATATGGGTACGTCATGGGTACGGTGCCCGCCTCGAAGGGGTATGAACAGGCCCCGGTGATCGGGTTCATCGCCCACGTGGACACCTCGCCCGACATGAGCGGCAAGGATGTCAAGCCGCGCGTAGTGGAGGATTACGACGGCGGCGACCTGGTGCTGAACGGCCACCTGACGATGCGCGTCGAGGAGTTCCCCGAACTGGCCTTCTTCAAGGGCCACACGCTGATCCACACCGACGGCACGACGCTGCTCGGGGCCGACGACAAGGCCGGCGTAGCGGAGATCATGACCGCAGCCGAGTACCTGATGGCCCACCCGGAGGTGAAGCACGGAAAGATCCGCATCGGCTTCACGCCCGACGAGGAGGTGGGGCGCGGCGTCGACTACTTCGACGTGAAGGCCTTCGGCGCGGACTTCGCCTACACGGTCGACGGCGGCATGGAGGGCGAGCTGGAGTATGAAAACTTCAACGCCGCCAGTGCGAAGATCGAGATCCAGGGCCGCAACGTCCACCCGGGCTACGCCAAGGCGAAGATGATCAACGCCATCGACGTGGCGTGCGAGTTGCAGACGCTGCTTCCGGCGGCCGAGCGCCCGCAGTTCACCGAAGGCTACGAGGGTTTCTACCACTGCGTAGGCGTGAACGGCTCGGTCGAGCGGGCCTCGCTGAGCTACATCATCCGCGACCACGACGCCGACCGTTTCGAGAAGAAGAAGGTCTTCCTGTGGGCGTGCGTCGACCTGCTGAAGCAGAAATACGGCGGCGATGTGCTGACCCTCACGGTCAAGGACCAGTATTTCAACATGCGCAAGATGGTCGAACCCCACCCGCAGGTGATCGACAAGGCCCTCCAGGCGATGGAGATGGCCGGGGTGAAACCCCTCGTGCGGCCGATCCGCGGCGGGACGGACGGCGCCCGGCTCTCGTTCATGGGGCTGCCGTGCCCGAACCTCTTCACCGGCGGCATGAACTTCCACGGCAAGTTCGAATACTGCTCGCTCACCACCATGCGCAAGGCCCAGCAGGTGATCCTGAACCTCGCGCAACTCTGGGCCGAATAG
- a CDS encoding DUF4923 family protein produces the protein MKKILIPAVVLLLALPTAAQDWKNALKKIATTAVDEATDGKLTQYALAGTWNYSGPGVKFEGEDIASELGGAALESTVVQQLEKVYALAGIESGAGSFTFEKADSTFTAVLGKHELSGTYEYDSSTHVVTLRFAKGKLNLGAVEGHAYVSGTELQLVFPVTKLVNLVTELGSKVSSLATVTTLLRKYENVYLGFAFTK, from the coding sequence ATGAAAAAAATCCTTATTCCGGCGGTCGTGCTGCTGCTTGCGCTCCCAACCGCAGCTCAGGACTGGAAGAATGCCCTGAAAAAGATCGCAACCACGGCCGTCGACGAAGCCACCGACGGAAAACTCACCCAGTATGCCCTCGCGGGAACATGGAACTACTCGGGCCCGGGCGTGAAGTTCGAAGGCGAGGACATCGCCTCGGAACTTGGCGGCGCAGCCCTCGAATCGACCGTCGTGCAGCAACTCGAAAAGGTCTACGCACTGGCCGGTATCGAATCCGGCGCAGGGAGCTTCACCTTCGAGAAGGCCGACAGTACCTTTACGGCCGTTCTGGGCAAACACGAACTCTCGGGAACCTACGAATACGACTCCTCGACCCATGTCGTGACACTCCGCTTCGCCAAGGGAAAACTCAACCTGGGAGCGGTCGAAGGCCACGCCTACGTCAGCGGCACGGAGTTGCAACTGGTCTTCCCGGTCACGAAACTCGTGAACCTGGTGACCGAACTCGGCAGCAAGGTCTCGTCACTCGCCACGGTCACGACGCTGCTGCGCAAGTACGAAAACGTCTATCTCGGATTCGCCTTCACAAAGTAA
- a CDS encoding Mur ligase family protein, with the protein MSELYDLYRAHPHVSTDTRRIEPGSIFFALRGANFDGNRFVGEALEKGAVAAVCDDPAALEDPRVRLVGDPLTALQELAREHRRALGIPILAISGSSGKTTTKELVSRVLSARFTVCATRGNLNNHIGVPLTLLAMDRDTEFGIVEMGASACGEIARLAEIAEPDYGLLTNIGRAHLEGFGGPEGVRRGKGELFDYLAAHRGRAFVLADDETLHAMAAERESLAAEYYPASLADGFESRLEGGYNRFNIAAAVAIGRYFEVPEPEIRRAVADYEPDNHRSQRIETTHNTVIADCYNANPTSMRAAIENLLGEPLGDRRRRVLILGDMLELGAWSLAEHEAAIERAAQDPRAELLLVGGEFARAYAALPEKPERVTLCPSREELRHLLLTDPVREALVLVKGSHGIGLEKVLDLL; encoded by the coding sequence ATATCTGAACTGTACGACCTCTACCGTGCGCATCCGCACGTTTCGACCGACACCCGGCGCATCGAGCCGGGTTCGATCTTCTTTGCCCTGCGGGGCGCCAATTTCGACGGCAACCGTTTCGTAGGCGAAGCCCTCGAAAAAGGGGCCGTGGCGGCGGTCTGCGACGACCCCGCCGCCCTGGAGGATCCGCGGGTACGGCTGGTCGGCGACCCGCTCACGGCCCTGCAGGAGCTGGCCCGGGAGCATCGCCGCGCCCTGGGGATCCCGATCCTCGCCATCTCGGGAAGCAGCGGCAAAACCACAACCAAGGAGTTGGTGAGCCGTGTCCTCTCGGCCCGCTTTACGGTCTGCGCCACGCGGGGCAACCTGAACAACCACATCGGCGTACCGCTGACGCTGCTCGCCATGGACCGCGATACGGAGTTCGGGATCGTGGAGATGGGGGCGAGCGCCTGCGGCGAGATCGCACGGCTGGCGGAGATCGCCGAACCCGACTACGGATTGCTGACCAACATCGGACGGGCCCATCTCGAAGGGTTCGGAGGTCCCGAAGGGGTACGGCGCGGCAAGGGAGAACTCTTCGACTACCTGGCGGCGCACAGAGGCCGGGCCTTCGTCTTGGCGGACGACGAAACGCTCCACGCCATGGCCGCCGAACGGGAGTCGCTGGCCGCGGAGTACTACCCGGCTTCGCTGGCCGACGGATTCGAAAGCCGTCTGGAAGGGGGATACAACCGCTTCAACATTGCGGCAGCCGTGGCCATCGGGCGCTATTTCGAGGTCCCGGAACCGGAGATCCGCCGGGCCGTAGCCGACTACGAGCCGGACAACCACCGCTCGCAACGCATCGAAACAACCCACAACACGGTCATCGCGGATTGTTACAACGCCAATCCGACGAGTATGCGGGCCGCCATCGAGAACCTCCTCGGCGAACCGCTCGGCGACCGCCGCCGTCGAGTGCTGATTCTGGGCGACATGCTCGAACTGGGAGCGTGGTCGCTGGCAGAGCACGAGGCGGCCATCGAACGGGCAGCACAGGACCCCCGAGCGGAGCTGCTGCTCGTCGGCGGGGAGTTCGCCCGGGCCTACGCAGCGCTTCCCGAGAAGCCGGAACGGGTGACGCTCTGCCCCTCGCGCGAGGAGTTGCGTCACCTGCTGCTGACGGACCCCGTCCGGGAGGCGCTGGTACTGGTCAAGGGTTCGCACGGGATCGGGCTGGAAAAGGTGCTCGACCTGTTGTAA
- a CDS encoding OPT family oligopeptide transporter → MKQEQTRTSLPENAYRELKPGEEYKPVMPAASNPKEVTPYSVTMGVVMAIIFSAAAAYLGLRVGQVFEAAIPIAIIAVGMGTVLGKKNMLGQNVIIQSIGASSGVIVAGAIFTLPALYILGLDAAFWQVFLSSLFGGLLGIVLLIPFRKYFVKEMHGKYPFPEATATTEVLVSGEKGGNQAKLLAVAGLIGGIYDFVVGTFGLWTDAVSTRICTWGQVAADKFKVVFGLNTSAAVLGLGYIVGLKYAMIITAGSCLVWFVIVPVVGSLAEAIDPATMASLLGVTSEKLLADPSSLFTAENLFAYIGKPVGIGGIAMAGIIGIVRQSKIIRQAVGLAVSEFGGGKASLASTERTQQDIPMKRILSILIAALICVFVFFHFGLLDGWVQSVTAILIVFVIAFLFTTVAANAIAIVGTNPVSGMTLMTLILASLVLVSVGLSGTTGMTAALIIGGVVCTALSMAGGFITDLKIGYWLGTTPRKQEAWKFLGTFVSAATVAGVMIILNKSFGFVGEGALVAPQANAMAAVIQPLMTGGQTPWMLYFCGAALALVLTAIGVPALAFALGMFIPMELNAPLVVGGLVAWFVSNRSKDEALNKARFDRGTLIASGFIAGGALMGVMSAMLKFFEVDWFLADWASTNAAEWTGLVMYLVLIGYFAWHTLRAKKEE, encoded by the coding sequence ATGAAACAGGAACAGACCCGAACTTCGCTTCCCGAAAACGCCTACCGTGAACTCAAACCCGGCGAAGAGTACAAGCCGGTCATGCCCGCCGCATCGAACCCGAAGGAGGTTACGCCCTACTCGGTGACGATGGGCGTGGTGATGGCCATCATCTTCTCGGCCGCAGCCGCCTACCTCGGGCTGCGCGTCGGACAGGTCTTCGAGGCCGCCATCCCGATCGCCATCATCGCCGTGGGCATGGGCACCGTGCTGGGCAAAAAGAACATGCTGGGACAGAACGTCATCATCCAGTCGATCGGCGCCTCGTCGGGCGTGATCGTCGCCGGGGCGATCTTCACCCTCCCGGCGCTCTACATCCTGGGGCTGGACGCCGCCTTCTGGCAGGTTTTCCTCTCGTCATTGTTCGGCGGACTGTTAGGCATCGTGCTGCTGATCCCTTTCCGCAAATACTTCGTCAAGGAGATGCACGGCAAGTACCCCTTCCCCGAAGCGACGGCCACGACCGAGGTGCTCGTCTCGGGCGAGAAGGGCGGCAACCAGGCCAAACTGCTGGCCGTCGCGGGACTGATCGGCGGCATATACGACTTCGTGGTCGGGACCTTCGGGCTGTGGACCGACGCCGTCTCGACACGCATCTGCACCTGGGGACAGGTTGCAGCCGACAAGTTCAAGGTCGTCTTCGGACTGAACACCTCGGCCGCCGTACTGGGCCTGGGCTACATCGTCGGACTGAAATACGCCATGATCATCACCGCGGGATCGTGCCTCGTGTGGTTCGTCATCGTCCCGGTCGTGGGATCGCTGGCCGAGGCGATCGACCCCGCCACGATGGCCTCGCTGCTGGGCGTGACGAGTGAAAAGCTGCTGGCCGACCCCTCGTCGCTCTTCACGGCCGAGAACCTCTTCGCCTACATCGGCAAGCCCGTCGGTATCGGCGGCATCGCCATGGCCGGCATCATCGGCATCGTGCGCCAGTCGAAGATCATCCGCCAGGCCGTCGGCCTCGCCGTCTCGGAGTTCGGAGGCGGCAAGGCGTCCCTCGCCTCGACCGAACGCACGCAGCAGGACATCCCGATGAAGCGCATCCTCTCGATCCTGATCGCCGCGCTCATCTGCGTCTTCGTCTTCTTCCACTTCGGGCTGCTCGACGGCTGGGTACAGTCCGTGACGGCCATCCTGATCGTCTTCGTCATCGCCTTCCTCTTCACGACGGTGGCGGCCAACGCCATCGCCATCGTGGGCACGAACCCCGTTTCGGGCATGACGCTCATGACGCTGATCCTCGCCTCGCTGGTGCTGGTGAGCGTCGGGCTGAGCGGCACGACCGGCATGACCGCCGCGCTGATCATCGGCGGTGTGGTCTGCACGGCGCTCTCGATGGCCGGCGGCTTCATCACCGACCTCAAGATCGGCTACTGGCTCGGCACCACGCCCCGCAAGCAGGAGGCCTGGAAGTTTCTCGGGACGTTCGTCTCGGCGGCTACGGTGGCCGGCGTGATGATCATCCTCAACAAGTCGTTCGGATTCGTCGGCGAGGGGGCGCTCGTCGCTCCGCAGGCCAACGCCATGGCGGCGGTGATCCAACCGCTGATGACCGGCGGCCAGACCCCCTGGATGCTCTACTTCTGCGGTGCGGCCCTGGCCCTGGTACTGACGGCCATCGGCGTTCCGGCGCTGGCCTTCGCGCTGGGCATGTTCATCCCGATGGAGCTGAACGCCCCGCTGGTGGTCGGCGGACTGGTCGCGTGGTTCGTCTCGAATCGTTCGAAGGACGAGGCGCTGAACAAGGCGCGCTTCGACCGCGGTACGCTGATCGCCTCGGGATTCATCGCCGGAGGCGCCCTGATGGGTGTGATGAGCGCGATGCTGAAATTCTTCGAGGTGGACTGGTTCCTCGCGGACTGGGCCTCGACGAACGCCGCCGAATGGACCGGACTGGTGATGTATCTGGTGCTGATCGGCTACTTCGCCTGGCATACGCTCCGCGCAAAAAAGGAGGAGTAA
- a CDS encoding mannose-1-phosphate guanylyltransferase, which yields MASNKYCVIMAGGIGTRFWPKSRQSQPKQFLDILGTGKSFIRHTYERFAKIVPAENFLVVTNDKYKQLVLEHIPELEERQVLCEPVGRNTAPCIAYAAYTLMKANPDAEMIVTPSDHLILNEEDFRAIIAECLDFAAQHDALMTVGIKPTRPDTGYGYIQVSDSKPISKVKCFTEKPNLELAQVFLQSGEFFWNSGIFIWKVRSIIEAFEKYLPEHHALFSGVMQAVGTETERNVVEIAFSECRAISIDYGIMEKADNVYVRCGDFGWSDVGTWGSVYQHSRKDRYANAVPEEGCYLYDTRSSIVSLPKGKIAVISGLKEYIVVDTDDVLMICPRSEEQNIKKFIDEVKFHNGDKHI from the coding sequence ATGGCAAGCAATAAATATTGTGTCATCATGGCGGGCGGCATCGGCACCCGGTTCTGGCCCAAGAGCCGGCAGTCGCAACCCAAGCAGTTCCTCGACATCCTCGGAACGGGAAAATCCTTCATCCGCCACACCTACGAACGCTTTGCAAAAATCGTCCCCGCGGAGAATTTCCTCGTGGTGACCAACGACAAATACAAGCAGCTGGTGCTGGAGCATATCCCCGAACTCGAAGAACGGCAGGTGCTGTGCGAACCCGTGGGACGCAATACCGCCCCGTGCATCGCCTATGCGGCCTACACGCTCATGAAGGCCAATCCCGATGCGGAGATGATCGTCACCCCCTCGGACCACCTGATCCTCAACGAGGAGGATTTCCGCGCCATCATCGCCGAATGCCTCGACTTCGCCGCGCAGCACGACGCCCTGATGACCGTGGGCATCAAGCCCACCCGCCCGGATACGGGTTACGGATATATCCAGGTCTCGGACTCGAAGCCCATCAGCAAGGTGAAGTGCTTCACCGAAAAACCGAACCTCGAACTGGCCCAGGTATTCCTCCAGTCGGGCGAGTTCTTCTGGAATTCGGGCATCTTCATCTGGAAGGTCCGTTCGATCATCGAGGCCTTCGAGAAGTACCTCCCCGAGCACCATGCGCTCTTCAGCGGCGTAATGCAGGCCGTGGGCACCGAAACCGAACGCAACGTCGTGGAGATCGCCTTCTCGGAATGCCGCGCCATCTCGATCGATTACGGCATCATGGAGAAGGCCGACAACGTCTATGTCCGCTGCGGGGATTTCGGGTGGAGCGACGTCGGGACCTGGGGTTCCGTCTACCAGCACTCGCGCAAGGACCGTTACGCCAATGCCGTCCCCGAGGAGGGGTGCTACCTCTACGACACGCGCTCGTCGATCGTCTCGCTGCCCAAGGGCAAGATTGCCGTGATCAGCGGCCTGAAGGAGTACATCGTCGTCGACACGGACGACGTGCTGATGATCTGCCCCCGCTCCGAAGAGCAGAACATCAAGAAATTCATCGACGAAGTGAAATTCCACAATGGAGACAAGCATATCTGA
- the gdhA gene encoding NADP-specific glutamate dehydrogenase, with protein sequence MNEQARQYVEDFMARLIARNPGEPEFHQAVREVAESLAPHIVASPILQKMKILDRIAEPERVIMFRVPWLNDKGEIEINRGYRIQMNSAIGPYKGGIRFHPSVNLSILKFLAFEQTFKNSLTTLPMGGGKGGSDFNPKGKSDNEVMKFCQSFMTELQRHIGQDTDVPAGDIGVGGREIGYMFGQYKRLRDEFSGTLTGKGRDWGGSPLRPEATGYGTCYFAQEMLATRGDSFEGKTVCISGSGNVAQYACMKATELGAKVVTLSDSSGYIYDPEGISPEKLDYVMELKNIFRGRIKEYAEHYPSATYYPGERPWGVKCDIAMPCATQNELNGDEAQMLVNNGCICVAEGANMPSTPEAIKIFQQHKLLYAPGKAANAGGVATSGLEMTQNSMRITWTPEEVDARLKSIMKNIHSVCVQYGTEPDGYVNYVVGANIGGFMKVANAMLAQGCV encoded by the coding sequence ATGAACGAACAAGCCCGACAGTATGTCGAAGATTTCATGGCCCGGCTCATCGCCCGCAATCCGGGTGAACCGGAGTTCCATCAGGCCGTCCGCGAGGTGGCCGAATCGCTGGCTCCCCATATCGTTGCCAGCCCGATTCTCCAAAAAATGAAGATACTCGACCGCATCGCCGAACCCGAACGGGTCATCATGTTCCGCGTGCCGTGGCTCAACGACAAGGGCGAGATCGAGATCAACCGCGGCTACCGCATCCAGATGAACAGCGCCATCGGCCCATACAAGGGCGGTATCCGCTTCCACCCGTCGGTGAACCTCTCGATCCTGAAGTTCCTGGCTTTCGAACAGACCTTCAAGAACAGCCTCACCACGCTGCCCATGGGCGGCGGAAAGGGCGGTTCGGACTTCAACCCCAAGGGCAAGTCGGACAACGAGGTGATGAAGTTCTGCCAGTCGTTCATGACCGAACTCCAGCGCCATATCGGCCAGGATACCGACGTTCCGGCCGGTGACATCGGCGTCGGGGGCCGCGAAATCGGCTACATGTTCGGACAGTACAAGCGCCTGCGCGACGAATTCTCCGGCACGCTCACCGGAAAGGGCCGCGACTGGGGCGGCAGCCCGCTGCGTCCCGAAGCTACGGGATACGGAACGTGCTACTTCGCCCAGGAGATGCTCGCCACGCGCGGCGACTCGTTCGAGGGCAAGACCGTCTGCATTTCCGGATCGGGCAACGTGGCCCAGTATGCCTGCATGAAGGCTACCGAACTCGGCGCCAAGGTCGTGACGCTCTCCGACTCCTCGGGCTACATCTACGATCCCGAAGGCATCAGCCCCGAGAAACTGGATTACGTCATGGAGTTGAAGAACATCTTCCGCGGCCGCATCAAGGAGTACGCCGAGCACTATCCGTCGGCCACCTACTATCCGGGCGAGCGCCCGTGGGGCGTGAAGTGCGACATCGCCATGCCGTGCGCCACACAGAACGAGCTGAACGGCGACGAGGCCCAGATGCTCGTAAACAACGGCTGCATCTGCGTGGCCGAGGGTGCCAACATGCCCTCGACCCCCGAGGCCATCAAGATCTTCCAGCAGCACAAGCTGCTCTACGCCCCGGGCAAGGCTGCCAATGCCGGAGGTGTGGCCACCTCGGGCCTGGAGATGACCCAGAACTCGATGCGTATCACCTGGACCCCCGAAGAGGTCGACGCCAGGCTGAAGTCGATCATGAAGAACATCCACTCGGTCTGCGTGCAGTACGGCACGGAGCCCGACGGTTATGTCAACTACGTGGTGGGTGCCAATATCGGCGGTTTCATGAAGGTGGCCAACGCCATGCTCGCCCAGGGTTGCGTCTAA